From a region of the Candidatus Methylomirabilota bacterium genome:
- a CDS encoding NAD(P)H-dependent oxidoreductase subunit E, which yields MTEETIQAILARYPDRRSALLPLMHLCQEEAGYLTEDAMRELAARLDLPPIQVAEVATFYDMFRLKPGGQREIWVCHNLSCALLGAEQVIRRLEEALGISAGETTSDGLFTIKRVECLAACGRAPAIQVGPDYYGPVSATDVDELVARLRKELADSDQL from the coding sequence ATGACGGAAGAGACTATTCAAGCGATCTTGGCTCGATATCCGGATCGCCGTTCCGCGCTGTTGCCGCTGATGCACCTGTGTCAGGAGGAGGCCGGGTATCTGACAGAGGACGCTATGCGTGAGCTGGCGGCCCGTCTTGATCTGCCGCCGATCCAGGTGGCGGAGGTCGCTACGTTTTACGACATGTTCCGCCTGAAGCCGGGCGGACAGCGAGAGATCTGGGTCTGCCATAATTTGAGTTGCGCGCTCTTGGGCGCCGAACAGGTGATCCGGCGTCTCGAAGAGGCGCTGGGGATCAGCGCTGGAGAGACAACATCCGATGGACTGTTTACGATCAAGCGGGTTGAGTGTCTTGCGGCCTGCGGGCGCGCCCCGGCGATCCAAGTGGGACCGGATTATTATGGCCCGGTCTCGGCCACAGATGTCGATGAGCTGGTAGCGCGACTGCGAAAGGAATTAGCCGACAGCGATCAATTATAG
- the nuoF gene encoding NADH-quinone oxidoreductase subunit NuoF, which translates to MSEKILTKRFEIPGYGGTCEEYVATGGYQAIAKALKEHTPASLIDLVKRSGLRGRGGAGFPTGVKWGFVPKGSELPKYLICNADESEPGTFKDRELIMRDPHQLIEGILLASFAIGCRTAYIYIRGEFIAGARILEQAISDAAARGLVGKNILGGSFSVDVHAHRGAGAYICGEETALLESLEGKRGLPRLKPPFPATSGLYRKPTVVNNVETLSTIPHIVMRGAEWFSSIGTPKSTGTRIFGVSGHVRRPGIYECPIDVPMRELIFEHAGGMREGRRLKAVIPGGSSVPVLTERHLDTRMDFESLATAGSMAGSGGVIVMDETTCMVRVGEVVSRFYHHESCGQCTQCREGTAWLHKTLRRIEEGRGRTADLDLLLDICDNMKGKTICPLSDAAAMPIESYLKYFRDEFEQHVVERGCPFGPIHRS; encoded by the coding sequence ATGAGCGAAAAGATTCTCACGAAGCGATTTGAGATCCCGGGGTATGGCGGGACCTGCGAGGAGTACGTGGCCACCGGAGGGTATCAGGCCATTGCGAAGGCGCTCAAAGAGCATACCCCCGCCAGCCTGATCGATCTGGTAAAGCGGTCGGGGCTCAGAGGACGGGGGGGCGCAGGCTTCCCCACCGGCGTCAAGTGGGGTTTTGTGCCCAAGGGTTCGGAACTACCCAAGTATCTCATCTGTAATGCCGATGAGAGCGAGCCGGGAACGTTCAAAGATCGGGAACTGATCATGCGGGACCCGCACCAGCTCATCGAAGGAATCCTGCTGGCCAGTTTCGCCATCGGGTGTCGGACCGCCTATATCTACATCAGGGGCGAGTTCATTGCGGGCGCGCGCATCCTCGAACAGGCGATCAGCGATGCGGCCGCCCGTGGTCTCGTGGGGAAGAATATCCTGGGGGGCAGCTTCAGCGTGGACGTCCACGCGCACCGGGGTGCCGGCGCCTACATCTGCGGAGAGGAGACCGCGCTACTCGAATCGTTGGAGGGCAAACGTGGGTTACCGCGACTCAAGCCTCCGTTTCCCGCCACGTCCGGGCTCTATCGCAAGCCCACCGTCGTCAACAATGTGGAAACCCTCAGCACCATTCCGCACATCGTGATGCGTGGCGCCGAGTGGTTCTCGAGCATTGGGACCCCCAAGAGTACGGGTACCCGGATTTTCGGGGTAAGCGGCCACGTTCGCCGGCCCGGTATCTACGAGTGCCCGATCGACGTCCCGATGCGGGAGCTGATCTTTGAGCATGCGGGCGGGATGCGTGAAGGGCGCCGTCTGAAGGCGGTCATTCCCGGCGGCTCCTCGGTGCCGGTGCTGACTGAGCGACACCTGGATACCAGGATGGACTTTGAGTCGTTGGCCACAGCAGGCTCTATGGCCGGGTCCGGCGGCGTCATCGTGATGGATGAGACCACCTGTATGGTTCGAGTGGGAGAGGTCGTCTCTCGATTCTATCACCATGAGTCGTGTGGGCAGTGTACGCAGTGCCGCGAGGGGACGGCGTGGCTGCACAAAACGCTGCGAAGGATCGAAGAGGGTCGCGGGCGGACAGCAGATCTCGATCTGCTCTTGGACATCTGCGACAACATGAAGGGCAAGACTATCTGCCCCTTAAGCGATGCCGCCGCTATGCCGATTGAAAGCTACCTGAAGTACTTTCGCGATGAATTCGAGCAGCACGTCGTGGAGCGCGGCTGCCCGTTCGGACCCATACACCGATCGTAG
- the nuoH gene encoding NADH-quinone oxidoreductase subunit NuoH, whose translation MPEGAFFVIMVTKIVVVFGLMLLSVTYLTWLERKVIGDIQVRLGPMRVGPHGLLQPIADALKLLFKEDIIPQAADRTLYILAPAVALIPAFISFAVIPFGDQVRLFGRTIDMVITDVNIGLLYVFGVASLGVYGIVLGGWASNNKYALLGGLRSSAQMISYELSLGLSVVGVVMLSQSLSLVGIVGAQARTWFIVLQPIGFIIFLICAVAETNRAPFDLPEAETELVAGFHVEYSSMKFAMYFMAEYANIITVSAMATTLFLGGWRGPWLPPVVWFLAKLYLFIFLFIWLRGTLPRFRYDQLMRFGWKVLLPVALANIMVTAVFVALR comes from the coding sequence ATGCCAGAGGGCGCCTTCTTCGTCATCATGGTGACGAAGATCGTCGTGGTGTTCGGGCTGATGTTGCTGAGTGTCACCTACCTGACCTGGCTGGAACGCAAGGTCATCGGCGACATCCAGGTCCGGCTCGGTCCGATGCGGGTTGGGCCCCACGGTCTGCTACAGCCGATCGCCGACGCGCTCAAGCTCCTGTTCAAGGAAGACATCATTCCCCAGGCGGCAGACCGGACGCTGTACATCCTGGCCCCCGCGGTCGCGCTGATCCCCGCCTTTATCTCCTTCGCAGTGATTCCTTTCGGAGACCAGGTCCGACTCTTCGGACGGACCATCGACATGGTCATCACTGACGTTAATATCGGGCTGCTATACGTGTTCGGTGTGGCCTCGCTCGGCGTCTATGGGATCGTCCTGGGCGGATGGGCCTCGAACAACAAGTACGCGCTGCTTGGAGGGCTGCGTTCCTCAGCCCAGATGATCAGCTATGAACTCTCCTTGGGCCTGTCGGTGGTGGGTGTGGTGATGCTGTCGCAGTCGCTGAGCCTGGTGGGGATTGTGGGCGCTCAAGCAAGGACGTGGTTTATCGTCCTTCAGCCGATCGGATTCATTATCTTCCTGATCTGCGCTGTCGCCGAGACCAACCGCGCTCCCTTCGACCTTCCAGAGGCCGAGACGGAACTGGTGGCCGGCTTCCACGTCGAGTACAGCTCCATGAAGTTCGCCATGTACTTCATGGCTGAGTACGCCAACATAATCACCGTGTCGGCCATGGCGACGACGCTATTTCTGGGCGGGTGGAGGGGGCCGTGGTTGCCGCCGGTGGTCTGGTTTCTCGCCAAGCTCTACCTGTTTATTTTCCTCTTTATCTGGCTCCGAGGCACGCTGCCGCGCTTCAGATACGACCAATTGATGCGATTCGGATGGAAGGTTCTGCTGCCCGTCGCGCTGGCTAACATTATGGTGACGGCTGTGTTTGTGGCGTTGAGGTAA
- a CDS encoding NADH-quinone oxidoreductase subunit J, translated as MEWLVFVPLAAMALVTAVLVIVLRNPVYCALSLIGTFFALSGIYLLLQAQFVAVVQVIVYAGAIMVLFLFVVMLLDLGHEPPAWLQRDRPRLVLGISLTLLLLIELAIPIGSSTSRAPQGPYTSELVGTVGNTQLVGRLLFTDFLIPFEITSIILLIAIIGAMVLARR; from the coding sequence ATGGAATGGCTGGTGTTTGTGCCGCTGGCCGCAATGGCGCTTGTCACCGCGGTACTGGTCATCGTCCTGCGAAACCCGGTCTACTGCGCGCTCTCGCTCATCGGGACGTTTTTCGCGCTGTCGGGGATCTATCTGCTGCTGCAGGCGCAATTCGTCGCCGTCGTACAGGTAATCGTCTACGCCGGAGCGATCATGGTCTTGTTCCTGTTTGTGGTGATGTTGCTCGACCTGGGTCATGAACCACCCGCCTGGCTGCAACGAGATCGGCCCAGGCTCGTACTCGGCATCAGTCTGACGCTACTGCTGCTCATTGAGCTGGCGATCCCCATCGGCTCCAGCACTTCTCGTGCTCCCCAGGGCCCCTATACATCAGAACTCGTAGGCACCGTCGGAAATACTCAACTCGTCGGACGCCTCTTATTTACCGATTTTCTCATCCCATTTGAGATCACCTCTATCATCCTCCTTATCGCCATCATTGGCGCCATGGTCTTGGCCAGGAGGTAG
- the nuoK gene encoding NADH-quinone oxidoreductase subunit NuoK, producing the protein MPLSAYLILGAALFVIGVAGVLIRRNVLVIFMAIELMLNAVNLTFVAFSRFLHSMDGQIVVLFVMAVAAAEVAVGLAIIIALYRNKESVNVDEINLLKG; encoded by the coding sequence GTGCCTTTGAGCGCATATCTGATCCTGGGCGCCGCTCTCTTTGTCATCGGGGTCGCCGGGGTGCTGATCCGGCGCAATGTACTGGTGATCTTCATGGCGATCGAGTTGATGCTGAATGCGGTCAATCTCACCTTTGTGGCGTTCTCGAGGTTTCTTCACTCCATGGATGGACAGATCGTTGTGTTATTTGTGATGGCGGTGGCAGCGGCCGAGGTGGCAGTGGGGTTGGCCATCATCATTGCGCTGTATAGAAACAAAGAGTCCGTGAATGTGGACGAGATCAATCTGCTGAAGGGATAG
- the nuoL gene encoding NADH-quinone oxidoreductase subunit L, which yields MIWLIPVVPLAGSLVVGLIGRRMPRRLVAVIACGAPSLSLLLSLMAFVRLLQMPAEGRLLRSSLGSWIASGDFSVSFGFLFDPLSAIMALVVCGVGLLIHIYSIGYMGEDRDYHRFFSLLNLFLAEMLVLVLADNYLLLFVGWEGVGLCSYLLIGFWFERPAAASAGTKAFLVNRIGDSAMVVGLIWMIALFGSLDFQTVLTEAPTVLTHGSVTALLLTLLLFIGATGKSAQLPLYVWLPDAMEGPTPVSALIHAATMVTAGVYLVARSAPLFQLAPVSLEVIAWVGGLTALYAASIALVQTDIKRIVAYSTISQLGYMFLGLGVGAYAAGVFHLMTHAFFKALLFLSAGSVIHALDGEQDIRNMGGLRQSLRVTAGSFLVGALANAGIAPFAGFWSKDEILSAAYGSGHQALWVIGVLTAAGTGFYMFRLYFLAFEGKSRLDAHTLNHLHEAPWSMRLPLVLLALGSATVGFVGVPPGSGQFQRFLGSVFPASVHEGSAESSSGAVLAVAALVMAAGGIAIAFRYYLLNPERAEALAARYPSLYRTLFHKYWVDELYDAAVIHPTIASARAISESFDARMVDGSVNGVAAIATRTGSLLRRLQTGHVPAYILSILVGAVVLLGYLVFSG from the coding sequence ATGATCTGGCTGATTCCCGTTGTTCCGCTGGCGGGAAGTCTCGTCGTCGGTCTGATCGGCCGCCGGATGCCGCGAAGGCTGGTGGCGGTGATCGCCTGCGGCGCCCCATCGCTTTCGCTGCTACTTTCCCTGATGGCCTTTGTCCGTCTCCTGCAGATGCCGGCGGAAGGGCGCCTGCTCCGCTCCTCCCTCGGCTCCTGGATCGCCTCCGGCGATTTCTCGGTCTCGTTCGGGTTTCTGTTTGATCCTCTCTCTGCCATCATGGCGCTGGTGGTGTGCGGCGTGGGCCTGCTGATCCACATCTACTCGATCGGCTATATGGGGGAGGACCGCGACTACCACCGCTTCTTTTCGCTGCTCAATCTCTTCCTGGCCGAGATGCTGGTCCTGGTCCTGGCCGATAACTACCTCCTGCTCTTTGTAGGATGGGAGGGGGTGGGCCTCTGTTCGTACCTGTTGATCGGTTTCTGGTTTGAGCGACCGGCTGCGGCATCCGCCGGGACCAAGGCCTTTCTGGTGAACCGGATCGGCGACAGCGCGATGGTTGTGGGGCTGATCTGGATGATTGCGCTGTTCGGGTCGCTGGACTTTCAGACCGTATTGACAGAAGCGCCGACCGTGCTTACGCACGGCTCTGTGACCGCATTGCTGCTTACCCTCCTCCTCTTCATTGGGGCGACCGGTAAGTCGGCGCAGCTCCCATTGTATGTCTGGTTGCCTGATGCGATGGAGGGCCCTACGCCCGTCTCAGCGCTTATTCATGCGGCTACCATGGTGACAGCGGGCGTCTATCTGGTCGCGCGTTCCGCTCCCCTGTTCCAGCTCGCGCCCGTCAGCCTGGAGGTCATCGCCTGGGTCGGCGGCCTCACGGCCCTGTATGCCGCAAGCATCGCCCTGGTACAGACTGATATCAAGCGGATTGTTGCCTACTCGACCATCTCTCAGCTCGGCTACATGTTTTTGGGCCTGGGAGTCGGGGCATACGCCGCGGGGGTCTTTCACCTGATGACCCATGCCTTTTTCAAGGCTCTCCTCTTTCTGTCGGCGGGATCGGTGATTCATGCGCTGGACGGCGAGCAGGATATACGGAATATGGGAGGGCTACGGCAATCCCTTCGCGTCACTGCGGGGAGCTTTCTTGTCGGCGCGCTGGCGAATGCCGGGATTGCCCCCTTTGCCGGCTTCTGGAGTAAGGATGAGATCCTCTCCGCCGCCTATGGCTCTGGGCATCAGGCGCTCTGGGTCATTGGAGTGCTGACCGCGGCCGGCACCGGGTTCTACATGTTTCGCCTTTACTTCCTTGCCTTCGAGGGGAAGTCGAGGCTCGACGCCCATACGCTTAACCACCTGCACGAGGCGCCGTGGAGCATGCGGCTGCCACTAGTATTGTTGGCGCTCGGATCCGCGACTGTAGGGTTTGTCGGTGTCCCGCCAGGGTCTGGCCAGTTTCAGCGCTTTCTGGGCTCAGTCTTCCCCGCGTCGGTGCATGAAGGCTCGGCCGAGTCGAGTTCCGGGGCTGTGCTTGCGGTTGCGGCCCTTGTGATGGCAGCAGGTGGGATCGCCATAGCCTTTCGTTACTATCTTCTGAACCCTGAAAGAGCTGAGGCGCTTGCCGCGCGATATCCCTCGCTGTATCGTACCCTCTTTCACAAATATTGGGTTGATGAGCTATACGACGCGGCTGTGATCCACCCGACCATCGCCTCGGCCCGCGCCATATCGGAGTCGTTCGATGCGCGCATGGTCGATGGGTCGGTCAACGGCGTTGCTGCGATTGCAACCCGTACCGGGAGCCTGCTGAGGCGGCTTCAAACCGGCCATGTTCCGGCTTATATTCTGTCGATTCTGGTAGGTGCAGTGGTCCTCTTGGGGTACCTGGTGTTTTCCGGATAG
- a CDS encoding NADH-quinone oxidoreductase subunit M has translation MTQTGGPILSILIALPLGGALLLTYVDGAREALIKRLALAVSCLDVLLSLIVYAQFDPAKAGMQFVERAPWIPSIGSSYVLGVDGISLPLLLLTTFLTPIAILASFSGITSRVKAYMICMLLLQGGMIGVFVALDLVLFYVFWEGMLIPMYFLIGVWGGQRRIYATLKFVLYTMAGSVLMLLAMIALAFLHQGSASRLSFDLLELIGGSIPYGTQLWLFAAFALAFAIKVPMFPFHTWLPDAHVEAPTAGSVLLAGVLLKMGTYGFLRFALPLFPEAAAAFTPLISALAVIGILYGALVAMVQDDLKRLVAYSSVSHLGFVMLGIFAMNLQSVEGSILQMVNHGLSTGALFLLVGMIYERRHTRMIEEFGGLSRTVPRFALCFLVVTMSSIGLPGLNGFVGEFLILTGTFRVHKGFAVLATLGVILAAVYMLWMWQRVMWGQSRRVENLTLNDIGRREMAILIPIILLILWIGLNPNPLLRRMDASVGQLLDGMRSATSEVRSAN, from the coding sequence ATGACTCAGACGGGTGGTCCGATCCTCTCAATACTTATCGCGCTTCCACTGGGTGGCGCTCTCCTGCTCACATATGTCGATGGGGCGCGAGAAGCGCTGATCAAGCGGCTCGCGCTGGCCGTCTCATGCCTGGATGTGCTCCTTTCCCTGATCGTGTACGCGCAATTCGATCCGGCCAAGGCCGGCATGCAGTTCGTTGAGCGCGCGCCGTGGATCCCCTCAATCGGCAGCAGCTATGTTCTCGGCGTGGATGGGATCAGCCTGCCGCTGTTGCTCCTCACGACGTTTCTCACGCCTATCGCCATCCTTGCCTCCTTCTCCGGGATTACGAGCCGGGTAAAGGCGTACATGATCTGCATGCTGCTGCTCCAAGGCGGCATGATCGGCGTGTTTGTCGCCCTGGATCTGGTGCTCTTCTACGTCTTCTGGGAAGGGATGCTGATCCCGATGTATTTTCTGATCGGGGTCTGGGGCGGCCAAAGGCGGATCTATGCCACGTTGAAGTTTGTCCTCTATACGATGGCGGGAAGCGTCCTGATGCTGCTGGCGATGATCGCCCTAGCCTTCCTGCATCAAGGGAGCGCGAGTCGGTTGTCGTTTGACCTCCTGGAACTGATCGGCGGATCGATCCCGTATGGGACGCAACTGTGGCTCTTCGCCGCCTTTGCCCTCGCCTTTGCCATCAAGGTGCCGATGTTTCCGTTTCACACCTGGCTTCCGGACGCCCACGTGGAGGCGCCTACGGCGGGAAGCGTCCTATTGGCCGGGGTGCTCTTGAAGATGGGGACGTACGGGTTTCTCCGATTCGCGCTTCCGCTCTTTCCGGAAGCGGCCGCCGCCTTTACCCCTTTAATCTCTGCGCTTGCCGTGATCGGCATCCTGTACGGCGCGCTGGTCGCCATGGTTCAGGATGATCTCAAGCGGCTGGTGGCCTATAGCTCAGTGAGTCACCTGGGATTCGTGATGCTGGGTATCTTTGCCATGAACCTGCAGTCCGTCGAGGGCTCAATCCTCCAAATGGTCAATCATGGCCTCTCCACTGGTGCCCTCTTCCTGCTGGTTGGGATGATCTATGAGCGACGCCACACCAGGATGATAGAAGAGTTCGGTGGACTCTCCCGGACGGTTCCCCGCTTCGCGCTCTGTTTCCTGGTTGTCACGATGTCGTCCATTGGCCTGCCAGGCCTGAACGGATTTGTGGGTGAGTTTCTGATCCTGACCGGGACATTCCGCGTCCACAAAGGATTTGCGGTCCTCGCGACCCTTGGGGTCATCCTGGCAGCGGTCTATATGCTCTGGATGTGGCAACGCGTAATGTGGGGGCAAAGCCGACGGGTTGAGAATCTTACGCTCAACGATATCGGCCGCCGTGAGATGGCGATACTGATCCCGATTATCCTGCTCATTCTGTGGATTGGCCTGAATCCCAATCCCCTCCTCAGAAGGATGGATGCGTCGGTGGGGCAGCTCTTGGACGGCATGCGGAGCGCGACGTCCGAAGTGCGGAGCGCGAATTGA
- a CDS encoding NADH-quinone oxidoreductase subunit N — MELVLPQIDWAPFAPLAPVALGGLTTLMAELFLPPERKHLTAILSLMALAVSILLSIGLWEPVLDPDRGMVRYGLHDAVVLDRFSLFFYLVLGLIGILTILLSMGYLDTTVADQGEYYSLVLFSALGMMLMAAGGDLIVIFLGLETFSLALYTLAGFRKAELRSNESALKYLLLGAFASGFFLYGIALMYGATGTTVLRQIAAFLADGHPPAPLFMIGGGLLLVGFGFKIASVPFHMWAPDVYEGAPTSVTAFMIAGTKAAAFAAFLRVFLLALPALHVRWSVAIWILAVLTMTVGNLVALVQSNIKRMLAYSSIAHAGYLLVALVAGGSSGVASILFYLVAYALMNLGAFAVIIALQGHERERLLLTDYAGLGWQRPVLAACMAVFMFSLAGIPPTAGFMGKLYIFSAALEGHYPGLAVIGVLNSVVSVYFYLRVIVIMYMSEAASPPPLVPASAAAVLAVLVSVLGTLHLGLFPARLLDLARQSVSAIVG; from the coding sequence ATGGAGCTTGTGCTGCCTCAGATTGACTGGGCTCCCTTTGCGCCGCTTGCACCGGTAGCCCTGGGCGGTCTCACGACGTTGATGGCAGAACTCTTTCTCCCGCCAGAGCGGAAGCATCTCACCGCTATCCTAAGCCTGATGGCCCTCGCTGTGTCGATCCTTCTGTCGATCGGCTTATGGGAGCCTGTCCTCGACCCAGATCGGGGAATGGTTCGCTACGGGCTTCATGACGCGGTCGTCTTAGACCGATTCTCGCTCTTCTTTTATCTTGTGCTTGGCTTGATTGGCATACTGACAATCCTGCTGTCGATGGGCTATCTTGACACTACCGTCGCCGATCAGGGCGAGTATTACAGCCTGGTGCTCTTCTCGGCGTTGGGGATGATGCTCATGGCCGCAGGGGGGGACCTGATCGTGATTTTTCTGGGGCTGGAAACCTTCTCGCTCGCCCTGTACACGCTCGCCGGGTTCCGGAAGGCCGAGCTTCGCTCGAACGAGTCGGCGCTGAAGTACCTCCTGCTCGGGGCCTTTGCCAGCGGATTTTTCCTCTATGGTATTGCCCTGATGTATGGGGCAACCGGCACGACCGTACTCCGGCAGATTGCGGCCTTTCTGGCTGATGGGCATCCCCCCGCGCCCCTGTTCATGATCGGGGGAGGGTTGCTGTTGGTTGGGTTCGGCTTCAAGATCGCCTCCGTCCCGTTCCATATGTGGGCCCCGGACGTCTATGAGGGGGCGCCAACCTCGGTCACCGCATTCATGATCGCCGGGACCAAGGCCGCCGCCTTTGCCGCCTTCCTGCGGGTATTTCTTCTGGCATTACCTGCCCTTCACGTGCGTTGGTCGGTTGCGATCTGGATTCTGGCGGTCCTCACCATGACCGTGGGCAATCTGGTTGCCCTGGTTCAAAGCAACATCAAGCGGATGCTGGCCTACAGCTCGATCGCCCATGCCGGATATCTGTTGGTCGCGTTGGTCGCCGGCGGATCATCCGGAGTTGCCAGCATCCTCTTCTACCTGGTCGCCTATGCCCTGATGAACCTGGGCGCCTTCGCTGTCATCATCGCGTTGCAAGGTCATGAGCGAGAGCGGCTGTTGCTGACCGACTACGCCGGTCTCGGATGGCAACGGCCGGTCCTGGCCGCCTGCATGGCTGTCTTCATGTTCTCGCTGGCCGGGATCCCTCCGACAGCCGGTTTCATGGGTAAGCTGTACATCTTCAGCGCCGCCCTTGAAGGTCACTATCCTGGCCTGGCAGTGATCGGTGTCCTGAACAGCGTGGTCTCGGTCTACTTTTATCTCCGGGTTATCGTCATCATGTACATGAGTGAGGCAGCTTCCCCGCCACCGCTCGTCCCGGCATCTGCGGCGGCCGTCCTGGCCGTGCTGGTCTCTGTGCTGGGAACCCTTCACCTTGGCCTGTTCCCGGCGAGGTTGCTCGATCTGGCGCGGCAGTCGGTCTCCGCTATTGTAGGATGA
- a CDS encoding redox-sensing transcriptional repressor Rex: MKAIKIPEKTITRLSIYLRCVEELENEGTASVSSKQLADRFALNSAQVRKDLAYFGQFGIRGLGYYVTPLRHSLEEILGLKRAWEVALVGLGNLGSALIAYKGFQEKGFKISAVFDRDPAKIGRRIEGIQVMDTGTIVSVIRKRKIKIGILAVPAAGAQAILDALVKGGVIAVLNFAPTQLTVPDSVKVQNVDLSALLKTLSYHIARAEQPRARTS, translated from the coding sequence ATGAAAGCGATCAAGATTCCCGAGAAAACCATAACCCGACTTTCGATCTATCTGCGATGCGTGGAAGAGTTAGAGAATGAAGGGACGGCGAGCGTCTCGTCCAAGCAACTGGCCGATCGTTTCGCCCTGAATTCCGCCCAGGTGCGAAAAGACCTTGCCTACTTTGGCCAGTTCGGCATCAGGGGTCTGGGGTACTACGTGACCCCTCTCCGGCATAGTCTGGAGGAGATTCTTGGCCTCAAGCGGGCGTGGGAGGTGGCCTTGGTCGGGTTGGGGAACCTGGGCTCTGCATTGATTGCCTACAAGGGGTTCCAGGAGAAGGGATTCAAGATCTCTGCCGTGTTCGACCGGGACCCCGCCAAGATCGGTCGGCGGATTGAAGGGATCCAGGTGATGGATACCGGGACGATCGTTTCGGTCATCCGTAAGCGGAAAATCAAGATTGGGATCTTGGCTGTTCCCGCCGCCGGCGCCCAGGCCATCCTCGACGCGCTCGTGAAGGGGGGGGTCATTGCGGTCTTAAACTTCGCCCCCACCCAACTGACAGTCCCCGATTCGGTGAAGGTCCAGAACGTTGACCTGTCAGCCCTCTTGAAGACGCTCAGCTACCATATCGCCAGAGCGGAGCAGCCGAGAGCCCGCACGTCTTAA
- a CDS encoding metal-dependent hydrolase, with protein MDIVSHGLWGGIAFGRENRRSYGLAFCFGILPDLSAFGPFYLAVVLGLAERPHFGHEPPDPSLFPAYVHRVYSVTHSLVIFLVAFALLWVVVRKPIWETGAWGLHILVDIFTHSYRFFPTPFLWPISDFKVNGWPWGRPEIFIPNVILLTLLYAWFLLRQRRVSNYSS; from the coding sequence ATGGATATCGTGTCACATGGGCTCTGGGGCGGGATCGCCTTCGGAAGAGAAAACCGGCGGAGTTACGGGCTGGCGTTTTGCTTTGGCATCCTCCCGGATCTGAGTGCGTTCGGGCCCTTTTACCTCGCCGTGGTCCTCGGCCTAGCTGAACGTCCGCACTTTGGTCACGAACCCCCTGACCCTTCGCTCTTCCCGGCCTACGTCCATCGCGTGTACAGCGTCACACACAGTCTGGTCATCTTCCTCGTCGCGTTCGCGCTCCTGTGGGTGGTGGTCCGGAAGCCGATCTGGGAGACGGGCGCCTGGGGGCTGCATATTCTCGTTGACATCTTCACACATTCCTATCGATTTTTTCCCACGCCGTTTCTCTGGCCGATATCGGATTTCAAGGTCAACGGCTGGCCGTGGGGGAGGCCGGAGATCTTCATTCCCAACGTGATCCTCCTCACCCTGCTCTATGCCTGGTTCTTGCTTCGTCAGCGTAGGGTATCGAATTATTCATCGTGA